One Nocardiopsis gilva YIM 90087 genomic window, TCTACGTCCGCGGCCCCGGCGATACCGGGCACGACCTCTACGCGGAGAGTCCGGAGGCGGACTTCGCCGTGGAACTGCTCTCCGACGACGTCCGCGACGACATCCGCGAGAACGGCTTCACCGACCTCGTGCTCGACCGCGACCTGCTGATCTGCACCGCGGCGGGCGGCGGCCCCCAAGACATCGAACCCCGCCTCGACGCCCTCACCCGGCTGATCTCCCACGTCCCGGCCGACGTCTGGGCCCACTGGGGACGCTGAGGGCGAGGGGACACCCACCCCGGCAGGACGGACCGCGACGCACCACGGCTCTTGACATATCGTTTTTCAATACTATCGTTCTTCGATAGCAACGATAAACGATATGCCGAGGAGATCCGATGGCCCCGGCCCCCGCGCAACGATCGAAATCGTGGCTCGGCTCACTGTCGACGATGACCGACATCGCTATCGGTCTCGGCGTGGTCATGCTGGCCGTGACGGTGCTCTTGGCCGTAATCAGCGCGACCGGCCTCCGCCCCAACGGGCTGAGCTTCGAGGCCCACGTCCCGGCCCACTTGATCGAGGGCCTACGGGCCGCCCCCGACGCGCTCGCACCCGGAGCCGAGTTCGACGGCGACGTGAGCGTGCGCATGCCCGCCAGCACCGCTGCTCAGACGGCGCTGTCTGTGCTCACCCCGGTGTCGGGCCTGCTGTTCGTACTGGCCGGGGCGGTCATCCTGCGCCGCGCGCTCCGGGCGGCTATGCGGGAGGGGCCGTTCACGCTCACCGTCGCCACCCGGCTGCGCTACGTGGGCTACCTCGCCATATTCGGCGGCCTAGCCCACGCCCTTATCGTGGCGGTCACGGACGCGCTGCTGCTCAGGAGTGTGCTTCCGGACGAGCACGTCGCCTTCAGCTGGTCGTTCACGTTCCCAGCGCCGGAGATCGTGATCGGGTTCGGCATGCTGGCCGTATCCGAGATCATCCGGCACGGAGTCCGTCTACGCGAAGATGTGGAGGGAACGATCTGATGGCGCCCGCGGAGAACGACGACCCAGCGGCGCAGGGGATCGTCGTCCGGCTTGACGACGTGCTGGCCGACCGCGGCATAACCCTGGCTGAGCTCTCCCGACGCGTGGGCGTAACCGTGGTCAACCTGTCCATCCTGAAGAACGGCCGGGCCAAGGCGATCCGCTTCTCCACCCTGGCCCGCATCTGCGCGGCACTCGGGTGCCAGCCCGGGGACCTCATCGAGTACCGGAACCACGCCTGAGGGCCCGGCGCCCCGCCGGTGAGCATTGGCGTCCGGCGGCATCAGACCGCCGGACCTCCATCCCGTCTCCCGTCAGACGCCGAAGCCCATGGAGTTGCTGCCGGTGACCTGGCGGCGCAGGCGTTCGCCCTTGGCTTCGGCCTGGGCCTTGAGGTCCTCCTGGAACTTGGCCATCTTGTCGCGCAGGTCGGTGTCGTGGGCGGCCAGCATGCGGACCGCGAGCAGACCGGCGTTGCGGGCCGCGCCGACCGCGACCGTGGCGACCGGGACACCGGCGGGCATCTGGACGATGGACAGCAGCGAGTCCATGCCGTCGAGGTACTTGAGCGGGACCGGGACACCGATGACCGGCAGGGTGGTGACCGAGGCGAGCATGCCGGGCAGGTGGGCGGCGCCGCCCGCTCCGGCGATGATGGCCTTGAGACCGCGGTCGGCCGCCTGTGCGCCGTAGGCGATCATCTCGTGCGGCATGCGGTGGGCCGAGACGACATCAGCCTCGTAGGCGATCCCGAACTCGTCCAGTGCTTTGGCCGCCTCCTCCATGACGGGCCAGTCGGAGTCGCTGCCCATCACGATGCCGACGGTCGGCGCGGTCTCGGTCACTGGGAGTCTCCCTTGAGGTAGGCGGCGGCGTCACGGGCGCGGGCGAGCAGGTCCTGGTAGTCATCGCCGGCCACGTTGACGTGTCCGATCTTGCGGCCGGGGCGGACCTCCTTGCCGTAGAAGTGCACCTTGAGCCCGGGGTCCTTGGCCATGACATGAATGTAGCGGCTGTAGACGTCGGGGTCCCGTCCGCCGAGCAGGTTGGCCATCACCGTGTAGGGGGCGGTGGGGGACGGCGAGCCCAGCGGCAGGTCCAGGACGGCGCGCAGGTGCTGCTCGAACTGGCAGGTGCGGGCGCCGTCCATGGTCCAGTGGCCGGAGTTGTGCGGGCGCATCGCCAGTTCGTTGATGACGACGCCGTCGGCGGTCTCGAAGAGCTCCACGGCCAGCATGCCCACCATGTCGAGCGCCTGGGCGAGCTCGATCGCCAGTTCCTGGGCGCGGGTGGCCTTGTCCTCGTCAAGGCCGGGGGCGGGCGCGATGACCTCGTGGCAGATGCCGTCACGCTGCACCGTCTCGACCACCGGATAGACGGCGACCTGACCGTAGGGCGAGCGCGCGACCTGCACCGCCAGCTCGCGCCGGAAGGCCACCTTCTCCTCCGCCAGCAGCCGCACCCCGGCCTCGGCCGCGCGTTCCAGGACGGTGAGGGCTTCGGTGGCGTCGTCGACGATCCACACGCCCTTGCCGTCGTAGCCGCCGCGTGCCGCCTTGAGGACGACCGGCCAGCCCGTTTCCTCGGCGAACGACTCGATCTGGGCGACCGTGGTCACCGCACGCCAGCGCGGGCAGGGGGCGCCGAGTTCCTCCGTGCGGGTGCGCATGCGCAGCTTGTCCTGGGCGTAGCGCAGAGCGTCCCGGCTGGGACGGACGACCACGCCCGAGGCCTCCAGGTCGCGCAGCACGGGGTCCGGCACGTGCTCGTGGTCGAAGGTGAGGACATCGCAGGACTTGCCGAACGCGAGCAGGTCGTCCCGGCCACGGTCGTCGCCGATGTGCACGTCACCGCAGACCAGCGCCGCACTGTCGGACGCGGAGGCCGCCAGGACCCGGAAGTCCACGCCCAGGGCGATCCCCGCCTGGTGGGTCATCCGGGCGAGTTGGCCACCGCCGACCATTCCAACGCTGGGGACGGTCCGATTACGCTCGCTCACAATGCCTCACTCGTTCGATCACCGCTGCGGGAGGGGCCGTAGGCTGCCAGGAGGCCTCCCTTGGCACCCCCGGAAGTCTAGTGACCGACCCGGACCTGGATCGGAACGCCCCTTGCGCATCGCCACCGCCCTCTATCAGCGGTTCTCCCAACTCATCCACGAACTCGCCAAGTTCGGCACCGTCGGCGCCCTGGCCTTTGTGGTGCAGCTCTCCACCACCAACCTGCTGTGGACGGTGTTCGGCGTGTCCGCCCTGGCGGGCCAGGCCATCGGCACCATCCTCGCCACCATCGCGGCCTTCCTCGGCCACCGCCACTGGACCTTCAACACCCGGGCCCGCACCGGACTCGCCCGCGAATACGTCCTGTTCTTCATCATGAACGGCGTGGGCCTGCTGATCCAACTCGGCTGCGTCTGGACCACCGTCGGCCTCCTCGGCCTCGACAGTCCGCTGGCCCGCAACATCTCCGGCAACATCATCGGCGTCGGCCTGGGCACCCTCTTCCGCTTCTGGAGCTACCGCCTCTGGGTCTTCCCCGCCGAGGCGGCCGTCCGCGTCGCGCGGGCCGAGGATCGCGTGAAGGAGACCGCGGCACAGGGGTGAGGGTCTGGCCAACGGGCCTGCTCAAATTCCGTTCTGTCCGTATATTGTCGGCAAATTTTAGCCAAGGAATCGTCAAGTATCCCGGTTCGCCGGGTATGTCGGCTATGCGCGGGTGGGTATTTTCGGCCACACGAGAGCCGTTCGGCGCGCATAATAGGGAAATCCCCGCGACTCGACTTACGATCAGGTACATGACCTGCGTTTTGCTGGCCGAAGACGATACCTCGATCTCCGAGCCTCTGGCCCGCGCTCTGCGGCGCGAGGGGTACACGGTGGACGTGACCGTCAACGGCACCGAAACCCTCGACCGTGCTCGAGGCGGGGACATCGATCTGATGGTCCTCGATCTTGGCCTGCCCGAAATGGATGGGCTGGAAGTGGCTCGGCGCCTACGCGCCGAAGGCCACGGCACACCGATCCTGATCCTGACCGCGCGCGCCGATGAGGTCGACACTGTTGTCGGCCTCGACGCCGGTGCCGACGATTACGTGACCAAACCATTCCGGCTCGCGGAGCTACTGGCCCGCGTGCGCGCCCTACTGCGGCGTGGCGGGGCCGAGGTGCCCGTCGTGCACGGTGTGCGCATCGACAACGACTCCCGCCGCGCCTGGCTCGGCGATCGCGAACTGCAACTCACCACCAAGGAATTCGACCTGCTCCGGGTCCTCGTGCGCGACGCTGGAAAGGTCGTCACGCGCGAGCAGATCATGCGCGAGGTGTGGGACACCAACTGGTGGGGGTCCACGAAGACACTGGACATGCACATCTCCTGGCTGCGCCGCAAACTCGGGGACGACGCCAACCACCCGTCCTACATCACGACCGTCCGGGGTGTCGGCTTCCGGTTCGAACGCGAATAAGCCGACCTGCGCCGCGATATCCCCGCGGATGAGCTCGCGATGGGCTCCCGCAGGCCGCGCGGACAAGGAGTGACATGCGCAGGCGGATGCTGTTCTCCACGCTGGTGGTGACGGTCATCGCGGTGATGCTGCTCGGCCTGCCCCTGGGTGCGCTGACCTACAAGTCGGTCTATGACGAGAACATCCGGCAGCTGCAGCGGGAGGCCGACATCATCGGGTCGGACATCGACTCGCAGCTGGAGGACACGGGCCGGATCGACCGGGACCAGTTCGCCTCGATCTACCCGAAGCGCCACATCGAGATCGTCATCCCCGGGGCGAGGGCGCCCATTATCGCCGGCGGCTGGGATGTCGACCCGCGGTCGGAGGACGCCCCGGACACGATGCGGGCCGAATCGGTATCGGCGACGGGCATCGAGATCACGATCTGGCGCGACTCGAGCTCCGTGCAGGAGAGCATCCTCAACGCCTGGCTGGGTATCGCCGCGCTGTCACTCCTGGCCATTGGCCTCGCCGGAGGCCTGGCGATGCTCCAGGCGCGGCGACTGACCCTCCCTCTGGTCGACCTCGCCGCGACCGCGGAGCGGCTCGGCTCGGGGGTGGCCACGCCCTGGGGACACCGGTACGGCATCCCCGAGGCCGACCGGGTCGCCGAGGTGCTGGACCGCAGTGCCGAGCGCATCGCGGGGCTCATCGCCACCGAGCGGCACTTCGCGACCGACGCCTCGCACCAGCTGCGCACCCCGCTGACGGCGCTGACCATGCGCCTGGACGAGATCATCGCCGAGGCCGACAACCCCGACGTGGTGCGCGAGGAGGGCGAGGCCGCCCTCGCCCAGGCCGAACGGCTCGTGGAGACCATCGAAAACCTGCTCGGCCGCGCCCGCAAGACCCAGAACCCCGAGGTCGAGGCCGTCGACATCGACGACGTGCTGGATCGGTTCGTCGCGGAGTGGACGCCCATGTTCCGCAGGGAGAACCGCGAACTGCGGCTGGACGGGGAGCGCGGGCTGACCGCCATGACCGTGCCCTCCGACCTGTCGCAGATCCTCGCGACGCTCGTGGAGAACGCCTTCAAGCACGGGGAGGGCACGGTCGTCGTCCGCCCGGTCGACGGCGGCCACTCGGTGCGCATCGAGGTGAGCGACGAGGGCGAGAGCATCCCCGACCACCTCTCCGGGCGCATCTTCGACCGGGAGGTCAGCGGCGGCGACGGCACCGGACTCGGGCTGGCCCTGGCCCGCCACATCGCCGAGTCCGAGGGCGCCCGGATCGAGCTCATCCAGACCCGGCCGACCACGTTCGCGCTGTTCCTGCCCTCCGGGGCCAACGGCCTGTCCAAGATCACCGGACCGGTGTGAGGTGGTGGCCGGAGGATCGAACGCGCCCGGCCACCCCGCGGTCGGGTCAGTAGCCCCGCTCGATCCACTCCTGCAGGTGCGGAGCCTCCTCCCCGATGGTCGTGGACGCCCCGTGCCCGGGGTGGACCACCGTCTCCTCCGGCAGCGGAATCAGCCGCTCCTTGATCGAGGAGATGATCTGCGGGAAGTCGGAGTACGAGCGGCCGGTGGCACCCGGCCCGCCGTTGAACAGGGTGTCGCCGGTGAAGACCGCGCCCAGCTCCGCCGCGTACAGGCAGACCGCCCCGGGCGCGTGTCCCGGCGTGTGCAGCACCTTCAGCTCGACATCACCGGCCCGCAGCAGTTCTCCCTGCAGCAGTGGGGCGTCGGGCTCGCGGTCCGGGTAGTACATGTGCCACAGCGGCGCGTCGTCCGGATGCAGCAGGATCGGAGCGTCGGCGAGGTCGGCCAGCTGGGCCGCCGCGTTGATGTGGTCGTTGTGCGCGTGCGTGCACACGATGGCCATCAGCTCGCGGTCGCCCAGCGCGCGGGCGATCGCCTCGTGGTCGTGTGCGGCGTCGATCACGATGGCCGAGCGGTCGTTGCCCACGATCCACACGTTGTTGTCGACGTCCCACTCGCCGCCGTCGAGCGTGAACGTGCCCGAGGTGACGAGCTTGTGGACGGCGGACGGATTCGTGTCGGTCATCTAGAGGGTCACCACCGAGCGCAGCACCTCGCCGCGATGCATCTTGGCGAACGCCTCCTCGACATCGTCCAGGCCGATCCGCTCCGATACGAACCGCTCCAGCGGGAGGCGGCCCTGCAGGTAGAGATCGACCAGCATCGGGAAATCGCGGGACGGCAGACAGTCGCCGTACCAGGATGACTTCAGCGCGCCGCCGCGACCGAACACATCGAGCAGCGGCAGCTCGATTTTCATATCCGGGGTGGGGACGCCGACCAGGACGGCGGTCCCGGCGAGGTCCCGGGCGTAGAACGCCTGCCGGTAGGTCTCCGGGCGGCCCACCGCGTCGATGACGACGTCGGCGCCGTTGCCGCCGGTGAGCTCCCGGATCGCCTCGACCGGGGCGCGCTCGCGGGAGTTGACGGTGTGGGTGGCGCCGAACTCCGAGGCCCATTGGAGCTTGCGGTCGTCGACGTCGACGGCGATGATCGTGGCCGCGCCCGCCAGCCGTGCTCCGGCGATCGCGGCGTCGCCCACGCCACCGCAGCCGATGACGGCCACGGAGTCGCCGCGGGACACCCCGCCGGTGTTCATCGCGGCCCCCAGCCCGGCCATGACGCCGCACCCCAGCAGTCCGGCGACGGCGGCTTCGGCCGCGGGGGCGACCTTGGTGCACTGACCGGCGGCCACGAGGGTCTTGTCGGCGAACGCGCCGATGCCCAGTGCCGGGGACAGCTCGGTGCCGTCGGTCAGCGTCATCTTCTGCGTCGCGTTGTGCGTGGCGAAGCAGTACTGGGCACGCCCGCGCCGGCAGGCCCGGCACTGGCCGCAGACGGCGCGCCAGTTGAGGACGACGAAGTCGCCGGGCTCGACCTCGGTGACGTCTGCCCCCACCGCCTCCACGACACCCGCCGCCTCGTGTCCGAGGAGGAAGGGGAACTCGTCGGTGATCCCGCCCTGCCGGTAGTGCAGGTCGGTGTGGCAGACCCCGCACGCCTGGACGGCGACCAGCGCCTCCCCAGGCCCCGGATCAGGGACGACGATGGTCTCCACCCCGACCGGCGCGCCCTGCTTCCGGGAGACGACTGCCCTGACTTCATGCGCCATGGATGGCTCCTCACACCTGGCTCAGGAGGACTCTCTTCCGCGCGCAGGGTGACCCCCGCCGCTGCCCTCCAACATGCCGGATGACCGCGCCGGAGGAAAGGACTTTGGTCAGCGAGAGGCATCCGTCCCGCGACAGGGCGCTCAGCCCTGTGGACGGACCGGTTCGAAGGTGCGGCGCAGCGCGTAGGGCTGCAGCTTGCCCAGTCCGTGGGCGTGCCGTGGGCGGACCGGCTCGACCTGCAGGGACTCCTCGTCCTTGAGCAGCTCGGCGAGCGCCTCGTCGATCAGGACGGTTCCCGGCCGGGCGAAGGAGGTGAGTCGGCTGGACCGGTTCACCGTGGTGCCGAAGACGTCGCCGAGCAGTGCCAGGACGGGGCCGTAGGCCACCCCCACGCGCACATCGGGCACGTCGATGTGGGTGGTGACCCCGACGCTGAGCCGCAGCGCGATCTCCGCCGACTGCTTCGCGGTGTTGGCGACGAACAGGATCTCGTCGCCCAGCGTCTTGACCACCCGACCGCCTCCGGAGGCGACGATGTCGGTGGCCGTGGACTCGAAGCCCTCGACGACCTCAGCCAGCCCCATCTCGTCGAGTTCCCGGCTCAGCGTCGTGAACGACACCAGGTCGGCGAAGCCCACCGCGAGCGGGAAGTAGGTGGGCGCGGCGTCCTCCGTGCTCTCCATGAACGCCACTCGGCGCGCGGCCGAGGCGGCGAGCTGGCGCCGCCAGATGTGCAGGAGCAGGACTTCGACGTCGGGCAGCACGCCCTCGGCGATGCTGGCCAGGGTGTTCAGCCGGTCCTCGTCGGAGGCGCCCTCCTGCTCCAGCGGGATGGTGCTCAGGATGCTGGTCTGCCACTCGGCGAGCCGGGTCATGGTCTGGCCCATGGCGCGGGCCAGCCGGATGGCGGCCTCCTCGTCGACGACGCCGTTCTCCAGCAGCCGGGAGGTGACGCGCAACGCCTCGACGTCGCTTTCGGTGAAGGCGATGGCGTCCTCACTGCGAGTGGCGAAGCCCAGCGCCCGCCAGACGCGGCTGGAGAACTCCGGTGAGGCGCCGGCGAGCCGAACCGCCTCCGCACGGGTATACCGCGCTTCACCTCCGAGCAGGGCGGCTTCGATCTCCTTGGGGTCAGGACGCGACGGCATACATTCTCTCGTGTTCGAGGCCGGTGCGGGGGGGCGGGGGATTCTCCTCCTACCGGCCGGTTGGAAAGGCACTGTCACGTGCATGTGACTGTCGGTTTAGTACGCGGATGCCACGCTCGTCAAGAAACCGGACGCGCTGGTGGGGACGCGGCGGTACCGCTCGGCCGCATGGCGTGCCCGTGCCGCCGAGGTCACGGCTCGTGCGGCGTGGACGGGCCGGACGGGCCCGCAGCGCCGGAGGGGCCGGGCGGGGAGGAACGCCGCATGGCCTCCTCGACCTGCCGGTAGATCTCGCCCTGCAGCCACTCCGCCCGCGGGACCTTGCGCAACTCCATGCCCTCCTGCTCGGAGGCCGACTGGACGGACAGGTTGCCGGAGCGCATGACGCGCTCCCACAGCGAGATGCTGAAGGTGACGTCGTTGACGCGGGTCAGGGGAATGTCGCGGCCGTGCTTGGAGAGCAGGCCGTAGCGGTACATCAGCCGCCGGCTGGTCAGGATGTAGAGCGTGGTCCACCACTTCAGCGTGGGCACGAGCCAGAACACGATCGCGGCGATGACGGCCACCAGGATGATCACATAGCTCACCCACGGCGTCCAGTCCTCGCCTTCGGGCAGGAGCCACAGCAGCCCTGCGGCGACGGCGATGACGACGATCAGCGCGAAGAACTCCGCCAGCACCGTCGTCCAGTGTTGGCGGGTGACATGCACCAGCTCTTCGCCTTTGGCGAGGTAGCGGTCCGCGGTAGCCATGGGAGCGATCCTTGCACAGGACCCCGCTCAGCGTGCCGGGGACATCCCGGGCACTTGTGGGTTCATGTCCGCTTTACCCGATTTTCGCGCTGAGGGAAAGGGGGGGCGGACATGACGGTGCGACGCCCCTCCCATGACCGGCTCACCTGCACGGACACACCCGATTCGGCACACCCGGCCGATGCCGCGGATCCCCGCCTACTCCGTCGCGGGGCGGACGTGCACGACGTCCCCGGCGCTCAGCGCCTCCTCGCCCCCGGCGCCGGTGCGCACCAGCAGGCGGCCCTCGGCGTCGATCCCGGTGGCCTTGCCCTCGGTGGTCCTCTCGCCCGGAAGGTGGACCCGGACGAGCCCCCCGATCGTGCCGCAGCGGCTCCGGTACTCCTCGGCGAGTCCGCTCGCCTCGGCGTCGCCCCCGTGGTCGACCCACGCGGTGTAGAGCTCGGCGAAGCCGCGCAGAACCGCCCGCAGCAGCGGATCGCGGTCGGTGACGGGTGCCCCGTCGGCCGCGAGGGAGGTCGCGGAATCGACCGGCAGCTCGTCGCGCCGTTGCAGGACGTTGAGCCCCATGCCGATGACGACCGCGGGCCGCTCACCGGAGGCCGGACCTTCGGCGGGGAACGCCGCCTCGGAGAGGATCCCGGCCAGTTTGCGTTCGGTTCCCTCACCGTCGACGCCCCGGGAGAGGACGTCGTTCGGCCACTTCAGCGAGGCGGGCAGTTCCCCGATACGGCGCACCCCGTGCACCGCCGCCACGCCCATGAGCAGCGGCAGCCATCCCAGGCGGCTCACCGGGACATCCGGGCGGACCAGCACCGAGAAGGTCAGCGCGGCGCGCGCCGGAGTCTCGAACGTCCGGTCCAGGCGCCCGCGCCCCGCGGTCTGGTGCTCGGTGACCAGTACCGTCCCTTCGGGCGCTCCGTCCCGCGCGCGACGCACCAGTTCGGTGTTGGTGGACCCCAGCTCAGGCACCACCTCGATGCCGGTCCACAGCCCGCCGGGGCGCACGAGCACGCGCTGGAGCGCGATCTCCCGCAGTGGGGGACGGTCAAGGTCGGTAAAGGGAGATTCGCCGGTCATGGGCTCAATGTATCTCCGCTTCTCCCGGCCACGGGGGCTTTGCGCCAACACGCGGCTGTCCCGCCTCCGTCCTGCGGAGGCGGGACAGCCGACGGCCGCGGCCCCGAGGTGGGGCCGTCAGCCGGTGTTCTGCAGCCCGGCGGCGACACCGTTGACCGACAGCAGCAGCAGACGCTCCAGGTGGCCGTGGTCCTCGTCGCTCAGCGACTCGGCCTCAGGCCCGCGCAGGGCTTCCAGGGCGCGCAGCTGCAGGTGGGAGAGGGCGTCGACGTAGGGGTTGCGCAGGTCGACCGCGCGGGAGAGAACGCGGCGGTTCTCCAGGAGACGCGTGTGCCCCGTCACCGCCAGCACGCGCTCGCTGGTGCGGTCGTACTCGGCGAGCACCAGCTCGGTCAGCTCGGGACGGCCGCCGAGGGCCAGATAGCGCTCGGCGATGGTCCGGTCGGTCTTGGCCAGACTCATCTCGGCGTTGTCGAGCAACGAGGAGAACAGCGGCCACTCGTTGTAGGCGGCGCGCAGCGCGTCGATGTCGTCGATCGACGCCAGGCCGGTGCCCAGACCGAACCAGCCCGGCAGGTTGACCCGGGTCTGGGTCCAGGCGAACACCCACGGAATCGCGCGCAGGTCGTCCAGGCCGCGAGCGGCGCTGCGGCGCGCGGGACGCGACCCGAGGCGCAGCTCGCCGAGCTCCTCCAACGGGCTGACCCGGGAGAACCACTCGGCGAACCCGTCGGTGTCGATGAGCGCACGGTAGGCATCGTGCGCGGCGGACGCGATACCGTCGGCCACCTTCCGGTACTTGGCCGCCGCCTCGGTGGCCCGCTCCTGCACCGTCGGGGTGGAGGCCATGAGCACCGCGTGCCCCACCTGCTCGATGTGCCGCCGGGCGATGGCCTTCTGCCCGTAGCGGGCGAAGATGACCTCGCCCTGCTCCGTCACCTTGAACCGCCCGGCCACCGAGCCGGGGGCCTGGGCGAGCAGCGCCCGGCTGGCCGGGCCGCCGCCGCGGCCCAGGGAGCCGCCGCGCCCGTGGAACAGGGTGAGCTTGATGTCGTTGCGCTCGGCCCACGCGGCGAGTTCGGCCTGGGCGTCGTAGAGCCGCAGCGTCGCGCTGACGGGCCCGACGTCCTTGGCGGAGTCGCTGTAGCCGAGCATGACCTCCATCCGGCGGTCGGTCTGCTCCAGTCGGCGGCGCATCTCGGGCAGCCGCAGCATGCCGTCGAGGACGGTCGGCGACGCCTCCAGGTCGGCGCCGGTCTCGAACAGCGGGATCACGTCGAGCACCGGGATCCGGTCCTCGGGAAGGGCGTGGGCGGCCAGCTCGTAGACGGCGGCGATGTCGTCCGCCGACCGGGTGAAGCTGACGATGTAGCGGCGGCAGGCGTCCACGCCGAACCGGTCCTGGATCCAGGAGACGACGCGCAGGGTGGCCAGCACCTCCTGGGTCTTCTCCGAGAGTTCGCCCCCGGCGCGGACCTCCTCCAGCGCCCGGGCGTGCACCTCGCTGTGCTGCCGGATCTCCAGCTCGGCCAGGTGGAACCCGAAGGTCTCCGCCTGCCAGATGAGGTGCTGCAGCTCGCCGTTGGCCTGCCGGTCCGCTCCGGCGGCGGACAGCGAGCGCTGCACGGTGCGCAGGTCGTTCAGGAACTCCTCGGGCCCCCGGTAGGCGAGGTCCGCGTCGCGCTCGCGGGTCGCGCGCAGCCGTTCGGTGGCGAACAGCAGCATCTGCCGGTGCGGCTCGTTGGGTGAGCGCTTCGCGATCCTGCTCACCACCTGCGGGTAGCCGGCCTGCGCGGTGGCGAGCAGGTCGCTCAGCTCCGGGGCGGCCGGGGTCAGGTTGCTGTACAGGGTCAGCGTCCGCCCGACGTGGCCGCACATGTTCTCCAGAGCGCGCAGCACGTACTCGGACTGGATGGAGATCGCCTCGCGGGTGATCTCGTGCGTGACGAAGGGGTTGCCGTCACGGTCGCCGCCGATCCAGCTCCCGTAGCGCACGAAGGCCTTGGCGTTCGTGGGCCGGCGACCGGAGTCGTTGGGGTCGATGGCGGTGTCCAACGCGCGGTAGACCTCCGGGACCACCTGGAAGATCGACTCTTCGAAGGCGGCCATGGCCGTGCGGACCTCGTCGAGCGGGTCGAGCTTGGTGTAGCGCAGCTGGGAGGTGCGCCAGAGGAGGTCGATCTCCTCCAGCATGCGGCGGTGCGCCTCGGCTTCGGCGGAGCTGCCGGGGTGGGCGGCGTGCAGCTCCTCCAGGTGGCCGCTGATGCGCAGGATCGCGGTGGAGACCGCGCGGCGCCGCGCCTCGGTGGGGTGGGCGGTCAGGACCGGATGGAACTCCATGCCCTCGATGAACTCGCGCAGCCGCTCCTCGCCGCAGTCCTCGCGGACCCCGCGGACGGCGGCGGCCAGCGACTCCCGCGGCGGGTTGTCGGCGTCGTCGCGCTCGCGCAGGGCGCGCATGCGCTGGTGTTCCTCGGAGAGGTTGGCGAGGTGGAAGTAGACCGTGAAGGCCCGCGCCACCTGCTTGGCCCGTTCCAGCGGCCACGAGGCCACCAGCCGGGTGATCTCCTCTCCGGTGACCGAGCCGTCCCGGGCGCCGATGACGGCCCGGCGCAGCCGCTCGACGTCGGCCAGCAGGTCTTCTCCACCGCTCTCCGCGAGAACGGTGCCGAGCATCTCGCCCAGCAGGCGGACGTCGCCGCGCAGCTGGTCGGGCATCTCCTGGCGAGCACTGTCGCGCTCCGCGCTTACCGCAGTCATGTGCGAAACCCTACCCAGATTGGTCTGAACCATTGAGAGGCGGGGGTCACATAACTCCACTTTGGCATGGGTGCGGAGCTTTGCGGAAGCTCCGAGGGCGGTCGAGGCCGACGGGAGTTCGGGGGTCGGCGCGAACGGATTAAGGGGCCGAGTGGGGTGTCGTCCCCCGGCCGCTGTCGGGTTGAGTGACACGGCAGGACGGGGGTCACCGTCCGACCGCACCGGCGCGGGGCGCTGGCCGGGATGGCGCGGGGAACACGGCGTGAACCG contains:
- the purE gene encoding 5-(carboxyamino)imidazole ribonucleotide mutase, encoding MTETAPTVGIVMGSDSDWPVMEEAAKALDEFGIAYEADVVSAHRMPHEMIAYGAQAADRGLKAIIAGAGGAAHLPGMLASVTTLPVIGVPVPLKYLDGMDSLLSIVQMPAGVPVATVAVGAARNAGLLAVRMLAAHDTDLRDKMAKFQEDLKAQAEAKGERLRRQVTGSNSMGFGV
- a CDS encoding MBL fold metallo-hydrolase: MTDTNPSAVHKLVTSGTFTLDGGEWDVDNNVWIVGNDRSAIVIDAAHDHEAIARALGDRELMAIVCTHAHNDHINAAAQLADLADAPILLHPDDAPLWHMYYPDREPDAPLLQGELLRAGDVELKVLHTPGHAPGAVCLYAAELGAVFTGDTLFNGGPGATGRSYSDFPQIISSIKERLIPLPEETVVHPGHGASTTIGEEAPHLQEWIERGY
- a CDS encoding 5-(carboxyamino)imidazole ribonucleotide synthase — translated: MSERNRTVPSVGMVGGGQLARMTHQAGIALGVDFRVLAASASDSAALVCGDVHIGDDRGRDDLLAFGKSCDVLTFDHEHVPDPVLRDLEASGVVVRPSRDALRYAQDKLRMRTRTEELGAPCPRWRAVTTVAQIESFAEETGWPVVLKAARGGYDGKGVWIVDDATEALTVLERAAEAGVRLLAEEKVAFRRELAVQVARSPYGQVAVYPVVETVQRDGICHEVIAPAPGLDEDKATRAQELAIELAQALDMVGMLAVELFETADGVVINELAMRPHNSGHWTMDGARTCQFEQHLRAVLDLPLGSPSPTAPYTVMANLLGGRDPDVYSRYIHVMAKDPGLKVHFYGKEVRPGRKIGHVNVAGDDYQDLLARARDAAAYLKGDSQ
- a CDS encoding response regulator transcription factor, which produces MTCVLLAEDDTSISEPLARALRREGYTVDVTVNGTETLDRARGGDIDLMVLDLGLPEMDGLEVARRLRAEGHGTPILILTARADEVDTVVGLDAGADDYVTKPFRLAELLARVRALLRRGGAEVPVVHGVRIDNDSRRAWLGDRELQLTTKEFDLLRVLVRDAGKVVTREQIMREVWDTNWWGSTKTLDMHISWLRRKLGDDANHPSYITTVRGVGFRFERE
- a CDS encoding DUF2975 domain-containing protein produces the protein MTDIAIGLGVVMLAVTVLLAVISATGLRPNGLSFEAHVPAHLIEGLRAAPDALAPGAEFDGDVSVRMPASTAAQTALSVLTPVSGLLFVLAGAVILRRALRAAMREGPFTLTVATRLRYVGYLAIFGGLAHALIVAVTDALLLRSVLPDEHVAFSWSFTFPAPEIVIGFGMLAVSEIIRHGVRLREDVEGTI
- a CDS encoding helix-turn-helix domain-containing protein encodes the protein MAPAENDDPAAQGIVVRLDDVLADRGITLAELSRRVGVTVVNLSILKNGRAKAIRFSTLARICAALGCQPGDLIEYRNHA
- a CDS encoding ATP-binding protein, translated to MRRRMLFSTLVVTVIAVMLLGLPLGALTYKSVYDENIRQLQREADIIGSDIDSQLEDTGRIDRDQFASIYPKRHIEIVIPGARAPIIAGGWDVDPRSEDAPDTMRAESVSATGIEITIWRDSSSVQESILNAWLGIAALSLLAIGLAGGLAMLQARRLTLPLVDLAATAERLGSGVATPWGHRYGIPEADRVAEVLDRSAERIAGLIATERHFATDASHQLRTPLTALTMRLDEIIAEADNPDVVREEGEAALAQAERLVETIENLLGRARKTQNPEVEAVDIDDVLDRFVAEWTPMFRRENRELRLDGERGLTAMTVPSDLSQILATLVENAFKHGEGTVVVRPVDGGHSVRIEVSDEGESIPDHLSGRIFDREVSGGDGTGLGLALARHIAESEGARIELIQTRPTTFALFLPSGANGLSKITGPV
- a CDS encoding GtrA family protein translates to MRIATALYQRFSQLIHELAKFGTVGALAFVVQLSTTNLLWTVFGVSALAGQAIGTILATIAAFLGHRHWTFNTRARTGLAREYVLFFIMNGVGLLIQLGCVWTTVGLLGLDSPLARNISGNIIGVGLGTLFRFWSYRLWVFPAEAAVRVARAEDRVKETAAQG
- a CDS encoding type III secretion system chaperone family protein — protein: MAREHGWTYVERDTPAIQGWPRTALPPGPLGRVRDEVTGSYRGRAFRFFDYIHRDSARAPWRTLSVCAVRIPVEVPYLYVRGPGDTGHDLYAESPEADFAVELLSDDVRDDIRENGFTDLVLDRDLLICTAAGGGPQDIEPRLDALTRLISHVPADVWAHWGR